Proteins encoded in a region of the Quercus lobata isolate SW786 chromosome 8, ValleyOak3.0 Primary Assembly, whole genome shotgun sequence genome:
- the LOC115958503 gene encoding QWRF motif-containing protein 3 isoform X2, with product MKNENDQVVVSDQSLKPRRPKSREVSSRFLSPTSNNTTTTTSFEAGIPSPNQSLSPNRHKTKKHHRSHEDSGFIRGLWPSSTTATAIAATTTTATTSSSSSSKLNKNLNPGTLGDHLGNERLKDRKSDEKPAKGDTIFLDRRGRCSEFNRFENEKESAKENHGPSIGKSMRNTAKFSSYSKASAIAEGTNSISSRKSSLEGSSKYMKDLATRTRRGNSDSSMPSQTSWDGSPALSSRKFTIKNAIKRVNSLTSAKSQWALSPGRTGSPPMSVENKGKLPMSFSILKPPNSPNSRGTGVEKLFNLGLDLFKTKKSLSNSTPVVVLGNSETVHQLRMLHNRWMQWRYANARAEAVNWSIANQAERNLLYAWYGLTKLRHSVVQKKLQFQKEKLDMKLNFVLYSQIKLLEAWGDMERQQLSAVSRTKECLHSVVCRVPLIDGAKVDTQLASFTFGNALDFTASIKSMLTCLAPSAEKTVVLLSKLAKVVAQEKLVLEHCLELLRTISTLEFEERRLRCSIIQLKLWQQQQQKQQQEIPFVYGQNIAFEDKITGYPHIHSEYMIDNEIGMVDKDLLI from the exons ATGAAGAATGAGAATGACCAGGTGGTTGTTTCAGATCAATCTCTCAAACCCAGAAGACCAAAATCCCGGGAAGTGAGCTCGAGGTTTCTATCTCCAACTTCAAACAacactactactactacttccTTTGAAGCTGGAATCCCATCTCCAAATCAATCCCTCTCACCAAACCGCCACAAAACCAAAAAGCACCACCGGAGCCATGAGGACTCTGGATTCATTAGAGGTCTTTGGCCTTCATCAACTACAGCCACTGCTATTGCTGCTACTACTACAACTGcaacaacttcttcttcttcttcctctaagTTGAACAAGAATTTGAATCCCGGTACTCTAGGAGATCATCTTGGAAATGAGAGGCTGAAAGATCGAAAAAGTGATGAAAAACCCGCCAAGGGTGACACCATTTTTCTTGATAGACGAGGAAGATGCTCAGAGTTTAATAGGTTTGAGAATGAGAAGGAGAGCGCCAAAGAAAATCATGGACCAAGTATTGGAAAGTCAATGAGAAATACAGCAAAATTTAGTTCTTATTCTAAAGCTTCGG CTATTGCGGAAGGCACAAATTCAATAAGCTCGAGGAAATCAAGCCTAGAGGGTTCTTCAAAGTACATGAAGGATTTAGCAACAAGGACTCGGAGAGGGAATTCAGATTCAAGTATGCCAAGCCAAACATCATGGGATGGTTCTCCTGCGTTGTCATCAAGGAAGTTTACGATAAAAAATGCGATCAAGAGGGTGAATTCGCTAACGAGTGCTAAGTCACAGTGGGCATTGTCACCAGGACGGACAGGGTCACCGCCAATGTCAGtggaaaacaaaggaaaattacCAATGTCTTTCTCAATTTTGAAGCCTCCAAATAGTCCCAATTCAAGGGGGACGGGTGTTGAGAAATTGTTTAACTTGGGATTGGACTTGTTCAAGACTAAGAAATCTTTGTCTAATTCGACGCCTGTGGTGGTCCTGGGCAATTCAGAGACCGTTCATCAACTACGGATGCTTCATAATCGGTGGATGCAGTGGCGGTATGCCAATGCTAGAGCTGAGGCTGTCAATTGGAGCATAGCTAATCAGGCAGAG AGAAATTTGTTATATGCTTGGTACGGTCTTACAAAGTTGCGGCATTCTGTGGTacaaaagaaattacaatttcaGAAGGAAAAGCTTGACATGAAACTGAACTTTGTACTTTATTCCCAA ATTAAGCTATTAGAAGCTTGGGGGGATATGGAAAGGCAGCAACTATCAGCAGTTTCCAGGACCAAGGAATGTCTGCATTCTGTTGTCTGCAGAGTACCCCTAATTGATGGTGCAAAG GTGGACACACAATTAGCTAGCTTCACTTTTGGAAATGCATTAGATTTCACAGCTTCTATCAAATCAATGTTAACTTGTCTTGCACCCTCG GCTGAGAAGACTGTTGTATTGCTATCAAAATTAGCAAAGGTCGTGGCTCAAGAGAAGTTAGTTTTAGAGCATTGTCTTGAGCTTCTTAGAACCATATCTACCCTTGAG TTTGAAGAGAGAAGGCTAAGGTGTAGTATTATACAGTTGAAATTATGGCAACAACAGCAGCAAAAGCAACAACAAGAGATCCCTTTTGTATATGGTCAAAATATAGCATTTGAGGACAAAATTACAGGATATCCACACATACATTCTGAGTATATGATAGATAATGAGATAGGTATGGTTGACAAGGACTTGTTGATATAA
- the LOC115958503 gene encoding QWRF motif-containing protein 3 isoform X1, translating into MKNENDQVVVSDQSLKPRRPKSREVSSRFLSPTSNNTTTTTSFEAGIPSPNQSLSPNRHKTKKHHRSHEDSGFIRGLWPSSTTATAIAATTTTATTSSSSSSKLNKNLNPGTLGDHLGNERLKDRKSDEKPAKGDTIFLDRRGRCSEFNRFENEKESAKENHGPSIGKSMRNTAKFSSYSKASGIVPGRLSIDENDIYRRSMGQISDSFTNAYEFDSDCFTDFDSTAIAEGTNSISSRKSSLEGSSKYMKDLATRTRRGNSDSSMPSQTSWDGSPALSSRKFTIKNAIKRVNSLTSAKSQWALSPGRTGSPPMSVENKGKLPMSFSILKPPNSPNSRGTGVEKLFNLGLDLFKTKKSLSNSTPVVVLGNSETVHQLRMLHNRWMQWRYANARAEAVNWSIANQAERNLLYAWYGLTKLRHSVVQKKLQFQKEKLDMKLNFVLYSQIKLLEAWGDMERQQLSAVSRTKECLHSVVCRVPLIDGAKVDTQLASFTFGNALDFTASIKSMLTCLAPSAEKTVVLLSKLAKVVAQEKLVLEHCLELLRTISTLEFEERRLRCSIIQLKLWQQQQQKQQQEIPFVYGQNIAFEDKITGYPHIHSEYMIDNEIGMVDKDLLI; encoded by the exons ATGAAGAATGAGAATGACCAGGTGGTTGTTTCAGATCAATCTCTCAAACCCAGAAGACCAAAATCCCGGGAAGTGAGCTCGAGGTTTCTATCTCCAACTTCAAACAacactactactactacttccTTTGAAGCTGGAATCCCATCTCCAAATCAATCCCTCTCACCAAACCGCCACAAAACCAAAAAGCACCACCGGAGCCATGAGGACTCTGGATTCATTAGAGGTCTTTGGCCTTCATCAACTACAGCCACTGCTATTGCTGCTACTACTACAACTGcaacaacttcttcttcttcttcctctaagTTGAACAAGAATTTGAATCCCGGTACTCTAGGAGATCATCTTGGAAATGAGAGGCTGAAAGATCGAAAAAGTGATGAAAAACCCGCCAAGGGTGACACCATTTTTCTTGATAGACGAGGAAGATGCTCAGAGTTTAATAGGTTTGAGAATGAGAAGGAGAGCGCCAAAGAAAATCATGGACCAAGTATTGGAAAGTCAATGAGAAATACAGCAAAATTTAGTTCTTATTCTAAAGCTTCGGGTATTGTACCTGGAAGATTGTCCATTGATGAAAATGACATATACCGGAGATCGATGGGACAAATATCGGATTCCTTTACTAATGCTTACGAGTTTGACTCTGATTGCTTTACTGATTTTGATTCTACAGCTATTGCGGAAGGCACAAATTCAATAAGCTCGAGGAAATCAAGCCTAGAGGGTTCTTCAAAGTACATGAAGGATTTAGCAACAAGGACTCGGAGAGGGAATTCAGATTCAAGTATGCCAAGCCAAACATCATGGGATGGTTCTCCTGCGTTGTCATCAAGGAAGTTTACGATAAAAAATGCGATCAAGAGGGTGAATTCGCTAACGAGTGCTAAGTCACAGTGGGCATTGTCACCAGGACGGACAGGGTCACCGCCAATGTCAGtggaaaacaaaggaaaattacCAATGTCTTTCTCAATTTTGAAGCCTCCAAATAGTCCCAATTCAAGGGGGACGGGTGTTGAGAAATTGTTTAACTTGGGATTGGACTTGTTCAAGACTAAGAAATCTTTGTCTAATTCGACGCCTGTGGTGGTCCTGGGCAATTCAGAGACCGTTCATCAACTACGGATGCTTCATAATCGGTGGATGCAGTGGCGGTATGCCAATGCTAGAGCTGAGGCTGTCAATTGGAGCATAGCTAATCAGGCAGAG AGAAATTTGTTATATGCTTGGTACGGTCTTACAAAGTTGCGGCATTCTGTGGTacaaaagaaattacaatttcaGAAGGAAAAGCTTGACATGAAACTGAACTTTGTACTTTATTCCCAA ATTAAGCTATTAGAAGCTTGGGGGGATATGGAAAGGCAGCAACTATCAGCAGTTTCCAGGACCAAGGAATGTCTGCATTCTGTTGTCTGCAGAGTACCCCTAATTGATGGTGCAAAG GTGGACACACAATTAGCTAGCTTCACTTTTGGAAATGCATTAGATTTCACAGCTTCTATCAAATCAATGTTAACTTGTCTTGCACCCTCG GCTGAGAAGACTGTTGTATTGCTATCAAAATTAGCAAAGGTCGTGGCTCAAGAGAAGTTAGTTTTAGAGCATTGTCTTGAGCTTCTTAGAACCATATCTACCCTTGAG TTTGAAGAGAGAAGGCTAAGGTGTAGTATTATACAGTTGAAATTATGGCAACAACAGCAGCAAAAGCAACAACAAGAGATCCCTTTTGTATATGGTCAAAATATAGCATTTGAGGACAAAATTACAGGATATCCACACATACATTCTGAGTATATGATAGATAATGAGATAGGTATGGTTGACAAGGACTTGTTGATATAA